The window GAGATTCGCCCCAGTGCACCTCGAGATCCACGACGACAGCGCGCGGCACGCCGGGCACGCGGGGGCCGCGGCGGGTGGCGGGCACTTCGAGGTCGTCGTCGTCTCCGCGGCGTTCGAGGGGAAGCCCCTCCTGGATCGTCACCGGATGGTCAACGACGCTCTGCGGGAGATGATCGGCCGGGAGATCCACGCCCTCGGGCTCAGGACACTGGCTCCCGGCGAGCCGGTCCGTTGAAGGCGCCCAGGGCGCGCAGGTGCGCCTCGACGGAGGCGCCGAGCGCCTCCAGGTTGTAGCCCCCCTCCAGGAGCGAAACGATCCGGCCGTCGCAGTGCCTGTCCGCGGCCTCCTTCAGGATCGTGGTCATGGCGGCGTACCCCTTCTCGGTCACGGCCATGCCGGCCAGCGGGTCGTCGCGGTGCGCGTCGAACCCAGCGGAGATCAGGATCGCCTCGGGCTGCACGCGGTCGATCTCCGGGCGCAGCACTTCCCGGAACACCTGGATGTACTCCTCGTCCCCCGAGCCGGCGAGCATCGGGTAGTTCAGGGTGTGGCCCGCGCCGCGCCCGGTGCCGCTCTCGCGGGCCGAGCCGGTCCCGGGGTAGAACGGGTACTGGTGCGTGCTGAAATAAAAGACGCTGTCGTCGTCCTCGAACATGTGCTGCGTGCCGTTGCCGTGGTGCACGTCCCAGTCGACGATCAGGACGCGCCCCAGCCGGTGCCTCTCTTGAAGGTGCCGCGCGGCGACCGCGATGTTGTTGAACAGACAGAAGCCCATGGCGCGGTCGCTTTCGGCGTGGTGCCCGGGCGGCCGGGTGCACACGAACGCGGCGCGCGCCGTCCCCGACACGACCGCGTCGCACGCCGCCACGGCGCCCCCGGCCGACAGCAGGGCCGCGTTCCACGACCCGGAGGAGACGGCGGTGTCGGGGTCGAGCTGCACGGGGGCCCGCTCGCAGGCCCGGCGGATCGACTCGATGTGTTCGCGGGTGTGGACGCGCGCGATGAGGTCGATGGGGCAGGGCTCGGGTCGGATGACGAGCAGCCGGTCGAGGAGACCGTGTCTCTTCAGATGATCCCGGATCGCCGCGATGCGCTCCGGGCGCTCGGGATGCCCGGCCCCGTTCGAGTGCCCGAGGCAGTCCTCGTGGAAGACGAAGGCGACCGGCTCGCTCTTCTTCACGCCTACTTCTCGAACAGCTCCTGCGCCTTGACGATCAGCAGGCGCTCCCGGTTCAGGGGGAGACGGAACGACTCGATCTCCTTGTCCTCCTTGAGGAGCGCCTCGCTCGTGGTCGGGGTCTGGTAGGTGATCGGCGTCGGCTTTCCGGACAGGAGCGTCTCCTTCAGGGCCGCGGCGTTCTCGGTGACGATGGCGACCGCCAGGTTCGCCGCCTGCAGATGGCGCTTGACGGCGGCGTTGACGTCCTCGAGCTTCAGACGCGCCAGCTCCTCCTGGACCCGGTCGATGAAGAACTTCGTGCCGTAGAACTCCGAGTCCAGCTGGTAGCCGAGCCGGCGGCTCTGGTCCTGCGCCCACAGACGCGAGTAGTTCAGGAGGTACTTGCGGGTCGCCTCGAAGTCCTGCGCGCTGAGGCCGCGGTCCACGAGCATCTTCAGCTCGCGCGTCGCCTGACGCAGCGCGAACAGGGCATTGACGGGCGGAACCGGGCGGATCCAGATGCTGAAGAACTGCTGCCGGCGCGGGATGTTCGTGAGCGGGAAGGTGCTGCCGCCGTCCTGGATGAAGTTCTCGGTGTACGAGTAGTCTCCGTAGTTGAGACCGCGATCGCCGCGCATCTTGTTCATCAGCCGGCCGTTGAAGGTGCGGTGCTCGCCGAGGTACGAATTCGCCACCAGAAGAGCGTAGAAGTCCTTGTCGGCGCGCGTCACGCCGATCGGGAAACCGATCGAGATCGCCGTCGCCGGGGCGGGCTTCTCGACCAGGGTCACCTCCATGCCCGAGAGCGGCTTCGGCTTCGGAAGCGCCACGAGTGGCGGCGCCCCCTGGGGCAGAGTGGCGAAGTCCGTCTTCAGCGACTCGATCATGCCGTCGGGATATCCGCCCGCGACTCCCAGGACGACGTTCCCCTGCGTGTAGAACTTCCGATAGTGCGCCTTCAGGTCGTCGAGCGTGATCGACTTGAGCCCCTGCACCGTGCCGATGTCGAGGTTTCTGTACGGGTGCCCCCGGTACATCGTCCAGTCGAGGGTCGCCTTCCCCAGCCCTTCGTCTTCGTTGCCTCGCAGGTTGGTCTCGATGGCGGCCACCAGGTCGTCGCGGCTGCGCTTGAAGTCGCTCTCGTCGAAGCGCGGGCGCAGCAGCACCGACGTGAGAAGGTCGTAATACGCCTTCGCGTGGTCGCGGTGCACGCTGCCGATGAAGGTGGTGACCTCCTTGTCCGCCATGGCGTCGATGGTCGCGGCCATGGGGTACAGGCGCTCGGTCACTTCCTTGTAGGTCAGGTCCTTCGTCCCCCCCTGGGCGATGGTCATCGCCGTGAGGACGTTCAGCCCTTCCTTTCCCGCCGGGTCGTTGATCGCCCCGCAGCGGAACTGGATGCGGAACGCGATGAGAGGCGAAGAGGGACTCGGCAGGAGACTCGTCCTGAGCGGCGAGCCGGCGGCCGGATTCGAGATCGGCTTCATCGTCTTCTTCTCCTTCGAGTCCGCCGCCCCCGCAGGGAGGACGCCGAGAAGCGCGGCGAGGGGGACGGCGAGCGGCACCAGGCGCCGCCTCATCGGGCCGCCACGGCCGCGCCCGCTCCACCCGGAGCGCCCCCGGCCGCCCCCTCCCTGTGGCTCAGCGTCACGGCGGTGCGGCCGCTGCTCACGAAGTACTTGCGCGCCGCCGCCCGCACGTCCTCCGGCGTGACCCGATCGTAGATCGCATACACCCGGTTGACCGCCTCGGGGTCGCCCGTCAGGGCGATGTAGTGGGCCAGACCGCGTGCCACGGAGCCGGCCGTGTTCAGACCCATCGCGTAGGAATATTTCAAGTGGGACTTCACCTTGTCGAGGCGGTCGGCGGCGATCGGCGTCTCTTTCAGATCCTCGATCGCCGCGGTGATGGTCGATTCGACATAGGCGACGCGCTCCGGCTTCTTGACGCGCGCCGCGATCTCGAACAGGTACGGGTCGCGGTGGTCGGACGCCGCGCCGAACAGCAGATCGACTTCCTGCTCGTCGTTCACCAGCTTCTGGTACAGCGGGGCCGCGTCCGAAAACAGGAGCTGTGAGACCAGGTCGAGAGCCGGCATGTCGATTTGCGTGTCGGAGAACGCCGGTCCGTGGTAGCCGACATAAAGGTACGGCTGAGTCGGGTTCGGCCAGTCCACCTCGGTCCGCTTCCCCTCCGCCTGGGGCGGCTCGTCGGGGATCTCGACCTGGTAGGAGCCGCGCTTCCACGAGCCGTAGTTCTTGCGCGCCAGCTCGACCAGTCTGTTCGGATCGACGTCCCCCACCACCAGAAGCGAGCAGTTCTCGGGCCGGTAGTAGCGATCGAAGAATTGCAGACTGTATTCATACTGGTTCGGCATGTCCTTTACATCGCGCAGGAAGCCGATTGTCGTGTGCTTGTACGTGTGCGTGGTGAAGGCGGTGTCGCGGATCTTCTCGTTCAGCGTCTGGAACGGGTTCGAGGCGTTCTTGTTGTACTCGCCCAGGACGGCGCCGGCCTCCTTCTTGAAGTCCTCGACGGTATATTTCAGGTTTTTGAACCGGTCCGACTCGATCGTCATGATCGTCTCGAGGCCCGTGGCGGGAGCCAGCACGTGATAGGCCGTGTAGTCGTCGGTCGTGAAGGCGTTGTGATCCGCGCCAAGCTCCTTCAGGATGGCGTTGTATTTGTCCTTGGGATAAGCCTCGGTGCCGCGGAACATCATGTGCTCGAAGAAGTGCGCGAATCCCGACTTGCCGGGTTCGATCTCGTTGCGCGACCCGGCGCGCACGACGGTCCAGTAGGCGACGAGGCCGGGGCTGTCGAACGGCACCGCGATCACCTTGAGTCCGTTTTCGAGGACGGTGACGTTGACGGGGTACGGGAAGACCTTCGATCCGCCCTTCGGCATCTCCTCGCCCCAGGCGGAGAGTCGCGTGCCCAGGACGACCACGCCCAGGGCGGCAAGAAGCTTCAGCAGGTCGGACATTCGGGGTTCTCCTTCACGCGTGGCGTGGGGATCTTAGCACACGCTCAGCGGGCCGCCCGGCGCGCGATCCCGATCACGTTCGGCACCGGCCAGGCGCGGCGATTCTCGTCGCCGCCGACCCACTCGCGCTCGAGCCCCCCGCTGTTTACGTACAGCTGCGCCTCGGGCCCCCCCTCGACGTACATGGCGCGCGCGAGACCCAGCGGCAGCTCCAGCAGGATGTCGATCAGATCGTGCGTGCTGTAGGGCGAGCGCGCGTGGATGAACAGGATGCGCCCGCGCCCGTCCCGGCCGATCGCCGCCGTGCTCCAGCGCTGCGGCTGCTGCGTCCAGACGTTCGTCCCCCGGCAGGAGATCATCCGGATGCTCTGCACGAGGGTGCCGTACTTGCCCCTCAGGGTCTCGAAGTCGTCGCAGTCCCGGTCGATGAGCGAGACGGACGGCACCGAGGCGTCGAGGCGATCGAAGGCCAGGATGGTGCGATCCTTCGACAGGCGCGGGTTGTTGACGTGTGTCGTCGTCTTCATCAGCGACACGCTGGTGCGGTGGTCGGTCTGGTACATGCTGGCGTTGATGGCCGCCACCAGGCCGCCGCGCACACACCAGTCCCTCGCGGTCAGCGCCCGCTCCTGATCCGGGGCGGACGCGTTCATGAGACGGAGGTCGAAACGATTCGGATCGACGCGCAGGACCCTCACGATCGAGTCGCCGCGCTCGGAGGGGTGCGTGGCCGGGAACTCTCCCAGATCGAGACCCGGCTCGAGCGGGTTCCAGGCCTGGGCCGGCTGCT of the Candidatus Dormiibacterota bacterium genome contains:
- a CDS encoding phosphodiester glycosidase family protein → MMTVAVAGVPAERPSPPGAAEQKKQPAQAWNPLEPGLDLGEFPATHPSERGDSIVRVLRVDPNRFDLRLMNASAPDQERALTARDWCVRGGLVAAINASMYQTDHRTSVSLMKTTTHVNNPRLSKDRTILAFDRLDASVPSVSLIDRDCDDFETLRGKYGTLVQSIRMISCRGTNVWTQQPQRWSTAAIGRDGRGRILFIHARSPYSTHDLIDILLELPLGLARAMYVEGGPEAQLYVNSGGLEREWVGGDENRRAWPVPNVIGIARRAAR
- a CDS encoding pitrilysin family protein, encoding MRRRLVPLAVPLAALLGVLPAGAADSKEKKTMKPISNPAAGSPLRTSLLPSPSSPLIAFRIQFRCGAINDPAGKEGLNVLTAMTIAQGGTKDLTYKEVTERLYPMAATIDAMADKEVTTFIGSVHRDHAKAYYDLLTSVLLRPRFDESDFKRSRDDLVAAIETNLRGNEDEGLGKATLDWTMYRGHPYRNLDIGTVQGLKSITLDDLKAHYRKFYTQGNVVLGVAGGYPDGMIESLKTDFATLPQGAPPLVALPKPKPLSGMEVTLVEKPAPATAISIGFPIGVTRADKDFYALLVANSYLGEHRTFNGRLMNKMRGDRGLNYGDYSYTENFIQDGGSTFPLTNIPRRQQFFSIWIRPVPPVNALFALRQATRELKMLVDRGLSAQDFEATRKYLLNYSRLWAQDQSRRLGYQLDSEFYGTKFFIDRVQEELARLKLEDVNAAVKRHLQAANLAVAIVTENAAALKETLLSGKPTPITYQTPTTSEALLKEDKEIESFRLPLNRERLLIVKAQELFEK
- a CDS encoding pitrilysin family protein translates to MSDLLKLLAALGVVVLGTRLSAWGEEMPKGGSKVFPYPVNVTVLENGLKVIAVPFDSPGLVAYWTVVRAGSRNEIEPGKSGFAHFFEHMMFRGTEAYPKDKYNAILKELGADHNAFTTDDYTAYHVLAPATGLETIMTIESDRFKNLKYTVEDFKKEAGAVLGEYNKNASNPFQTLNEKIRDTAFTTHTYKHTTIGFLRDVKDMPNQYEYSLQFFDRYYRPENCSLLVVGDVDPNRLVELARKNYGSWKRGSYQVEIPDEPPQAEGKRTEVDWPNPTQPYLYVGYHGPAFSDTQIDMPALDLVSQLLFSDAAPLYQKLVNDEQEVDLLFGAASDHRDPYLFEIAARVKKPERVAYVESTITAAIEDLKETPIAADRLDKVKSHLKYSYAMGLNTAGSVARGLAHYIALTGDPEAVNRVYAIYDRVTPEDVRAAARKYFVSSGRTAVTLSHREGAAGGAPGGAGAAVAAR
- a CDS encoding histone deacetylase; this encodes MKKSEPVAFVFHEDCLGHSNGAGHPERPERIAAIRDHLKRHGLLDRLLVIRPEPCPIDLIARVHTREHIESIRRACERAPVQLDPDTAVSSGSWNAALLSAGGAVAACDAVVSGTARAAFVCTRPPGHHAESDRAMGFCLFNNIAVAARHLQERHRLGRVLIVDWDVHHGNGTQHMFEDDDSVFYFSTHQYPFYPGTGSARESGTGRGAGHTLNYPMLAGSGDEEYIQVFREVLRPEIDRVQPEAILISAGFDAHRDDPLAGMAVTEKGYAAMTTILKEAADRHCDGRIVSLLEGGYNLEALGASVEAHLRALGAFNGPARREPVS